The DNA region CTTTATATTTGACCATATGTCTGTCCGTAACTGCATGAGATATGACACAActattattataaataaaatacacAATCATCAAGAAAATTGTCCTACCGCTAATTTGGAGGAGATAAAAAGATCAGGTACGGGCTAACAATGAAACAATTATACATACaggaaaaaacaaagaaaccttTTAATGTTAGAGGGTCAATCTTGTACAACACTGAACTGCCATCACTTCCAAACAACACTTTTCCATCAGTAGCCAGTCCCCAGCCATCTTTCATCTGATGCGTGAACTTCTCAAACTGCGTTGAGCAAAATGTAAAGCAAGTTATTAAGGATTAAGACCTACATTTCACTGGAATATCAATTCTCAATTGAAGGTCAAAATTACTAGAATTGATTGATGCTGATCAATTTAGCATCCGAGAAATTGAATATGTATGCACTGAACCTAAAAATACTGCAGATGCAGAATCGTATAATGAAACTATACATCGATAAAAGTATTTTCAAAAGGAATAAAGGAAAAGCACAAACTTTGGTTAAATTTTTTCGGTCATATATGAAACCAATTTTCCTCAACCAAGTTACTTGGAATAGCCTACAAAAGAACATATAAATGACTAGATCAGCACTCTTGGACTCCTTAGAGGTCAATCATATACTAAAAATACAGATCGAAtgatcaaaacaccaaatccgCTTTCACTTCACTATTAAATAAATCAACGGAAAAACGTAAGTAACATGATTTTCTTTTCAGACCTTTCACCAAGGAGAGTTAATCCCTCCCCAAAGTAAGAAGGGTCCATCTTCTGAAGTGCTTCAACCTGTACgtatcaaaaaacaaaaccggATTTACGCATAAACAATCTCAATTTAAGCAATGTCACAACCAAGCATCAAACTAAATCGATTTCCCAGCAATAACAGATAACCTGACCAGAAATTTTCATATGTCACTTCCGATAAAACTTGTTACCCACTTAACTACAAATCAAGAAGATCAATTGAAAGTCTTTACCTTTCCGGTTCGAATCGCAACCTTGCGCACTGATGACTGaaacaattgaaagaaaagatgaaTCCAAATCACATAAACAAAATGTATGTCGAATTTAACACCAGCAACCAACAGGGCGCAAACTCACCTTCCCGTAAAGTCCAGTCGACTCGAACAAGCTGTCATTTCCAGCATAAAGTAGCCCCTGAAGAACAAACAATCcaacaaaaaccctaaaattccaaaaattgaaaaccaatttccaaatccaaaatctAAAAATTAAGCATCGAAGATTACCTGGGTGAAGGCGTCGGGATCGTGAGGGAACTCATGGACGACCTCGATCGAGTAAAGTCCAGGGGAGACGTCGGCGTAGATGACGGTGCTCCACATGTTCGACGAAATGCCGAGGAGAATAAGAACGCCGAGCACGAGA from Malus domestica chromosome 01, GDT2T_hap1 includes:
- the LOC103443133 gene encoding glutaminyl-peptide cyclotransferase; this translates as MATGSLRKKLNNNKRSDRRPYNNAPMAASRPRSLPNYRKTSLILAAFLVLGVLILLGISSNMWSTVIYADVSPGLYSIEVVHEFPHDPDAFTQGLLYAGNDSLFESTGLYGKSSVRKVAIRTGKVEALQKMDPSYFGEGLTLLGERLFQVTWLRKIGFIYDRKNLTKFEKFTHQMKDGWGLATDGKVLFGSDGSSVLYKIDPLTLKVTDRHMVKYKDQEVHNLNELEFINGEVWANVYQTDCIARISHEDGRVLGWIVLPKLREGLLASGNHGIDVLNGIAWDSDKNRIFVTGKLWPKLYEIKLHPMKKQFKDGAIERLCMRRPFNF